Proteins encoded in a region of the Pigmentiphaga litoralis genome:
- a CDS encoding site-specific integrase, whose amino-acid sequence MTRAQADALIEAIPWDWMKDACACALATGMRAAEILTVRFNQVDLSRRLAWVSAADAKSGRARAVPLNDEAVAIVERRKRTHPSLVFTRNGRPQPQIDPKMFGRACARAGIEDLRFHDLRHTWASWHVQAGTPLFVLKELGGWETLEMVKKYAHLNPEHLAAYAGAVTFWAQPAPEAKTPPARVALNA is encoded by the coding sequence ATGACACGGGCGCAAGCCGACGCCTTGATCGAAGCCATCCCTTGGGACTGGATGAAGGACGCATGCGCCTGCGCCTTGGCCACGGGCATGCGGGCTGCGGAAATCCTGACCGTGAGATTCAACCAAGTCGACCTGTCGCGGCGACTGGCATGGGTGTCCGCTGCAGACGCGAAGTCAGGTCGCGCCAGGGCCGTGCCGCTCAATGACGAGGCGGTCGCAATCGTCGAGCGGCGCAAGCGCACTCATCCGTCGCTGGTGTTCACCCGCAACGGGCGGCCGCAGCCGCAGATTGACCCGAAGATGTTCGGCCGGGCATGCGCCCGAGCAGGCATTGAGGATTTGCGCTTCCACGACCTTCGGCATACCTGGGCAAGCTGGCATGTCCAGGCAGGAACGCCGCTGTTTGTACTCAAGGAGCTTGGGGGTTGGGAGACGCTGGAGATGGTCAAGAAGTACGCCCACCTGAACCCTGAACACCTGGCCGCGTACGCAGGCGCGGTCACGTTTTGGGCACAACCAGCGCCAGAAGCAAAAACGCCACCGGCTAGGGTGGCGTTAAATGCTTGA
- the cobA gene encoding uroporphyrinogen-III C-methyltransferase — protein sequence MTSALITDLPVSALPATAVVSDALSFNPLPSSTFSSEPVRSVPCRGKVWLVGAGPGDPDLLTVRAVKTLAACTVWLVDDLVGPGVLELAAPGTRIVRVGKRGGCKSTPQPFILRLMLRYARQGETVARVKGGDAFIFGRGGEEWAWLAERGVQVEAVAGLTAGLAIGAQMGLPITHRQVARGVALVTAHTVDETGAGSQPYWKALAQSGLTIVCYMGMSDPGRLARMLMASGFRADLPVAVVQRATCADQRHLTTTVAHMAADIETHDMGSPAVIVLGDAVSHAMAMANDVLDRAPLAEARLMTAG from the coding sequence ATGACATCCGCCCTGATCACGGATCTGCCTGTGTCCGCACTGCCAGCGACGGCGGTGGTGTCTGACGCCTTGTCGTTCAACCCGCTGCCGTCGTCGACGTTTTCGTCCGAGCCCGTGCGGTCCGTGCCCTGCCGCGGCAAGGTCTGGCTGGTCGGCGCGGGCCCGGGGGATCCGGACCTGTTGACCGTGCGTGCCGTCAAGACGCTGGCTGCCTGCACCGTATGGCTGGTCGATGATCTGGTTGGCCCGGGCGTGCTGGAGTTGGCAGCGCCCGGAACCCGCATCGTGCGCGTCGGCAAACGCGGTGGCTGCAAATCGACGCCGCAACCCTTCATCTTGCGGCTGATGCTGCGCTACGCCCGCCAGGGCGAAACCGTGGCGCGCGTGAAGGGCGGCGATGCCTTCATCTTTGGCCGGGGCGGCGAAGAATGGGCGTGGCTGGCCGAACGCGGCGTGCAGGTCGAAGCGGTGGCCGGCCTGACGGCCGGGCTCGCGATCGGCGCGCAGATGGGATTGCCCATCACCCACCGCCAGGTCGCGCGTGGCGTGGCCCTGGTCACGGCGCACACGGTGGACGAAACCGGGGCAGGGTCCCAACCGTATTGGAAGGCCCTGGCGCAAAGCGGCCTGACGATCGTTTGCTACATGGGCATGAGCGACCCGGGCCGCCTGGCGCGCATGCTGATGGCATCCGGCTTCCGGGCCGACCTGCCGGTCGCGGTCGTGCAACGCGCCACCTGTGCGGATCAGCGGCATCTGACGACGACCGTGGCGCACATGGCGGCCGATATCGAGACGCACGACATGGGCAGTCCGGCCGTGATCGTGCTGGGCGATGCAGTGTCCCATGCCATGGCGATGGCGAATGATGTGCTGGACCGCGCGCCGCTGGCTGAAGCGCGGTTGATGACGGCCGGCTGA
- a CDS encoding CmpA/NrtA family ABC transporter substrate-binding protein has protein sequence MTSPLSRRADGDAPELDTVRLGFIPLVDCATVVMAAELGFDRRYGIRIEPVRQASWSMVRDGLANGSLDASHALYGMVYGAHLGIGSAATPMSILMGLNHNGQGITIGKSLAEQGVRDGWSMARAVRDGAGLTLAHTFATGTHAMWLAYWLAAHGIDPARDVDRVVVPPPRMVAAAQEGLVHAFCVGEPWNTLAAQRNEGIIACTSQAIWPDHPEKVLAATDDWVTRHPNTARALVAALLDTARYLDTMRARDGVARRLAAADAIDQPYTLLADCLQGMSSDAQGRRWRDTHPLTFFNDGEVTYPFVSDGMWFLTQFVRWGLLRDVPDYEAVARAVHRIDVYQDAAAMAGVAVPASPWRSAVLLDGVTWDARHADTYLSQFAAAASTPASTSNEVTS, from the coding sequence ATGACATCCCCTCTTTCCCGGCGCGCCGATGGCGACGCCCCAGAACTCGACACCGTCCGGCTAGGCTTCATCCCGCTGGTGGACTGCGCGACCGTTGTCATGGCCGCCGAACTCGGGTTCGACCGGCGCTACGGCATCCGCATCGAACCGGTCCGTCAGGCCTCCTGGTCGATGGTGCGCGACGGTCTGGCCAATGGATCGCTGGACGCATCGCACGCGCTGTACGGCATGGTGTACGGCGCGCATCTGGGCATCGGGTCGGCCGCCACGCCCATGTCGATATTGATGGGCCTGAACCACAACGGCCAGGGCATCACGATCGGCAAAAGCCTGGCGGAGCAGGGTGTGCGGGATGGCTGGTCCATGGCGCGCGCAGTGCGCGACGGCGCCGGCCTGACGTTGGCGCATACCTTTGCCACGGGCACGCATGCAATGTGGCTGGCCTACTGGCTGGCGGCGCACGGCATCGATCCGGCGCGCGATGTGGACCGCGTGGTGGTGCCGCCGCCGCGCATGGTGGCTGCCGCGCAGGAAGGACTGGTACATGCCTTCTGCGTGGGCGAGCCGTGGAACACCCTGGCCGCGCAGCGCAACGAAGGAATCATTGCGTGCACCAGCCAGGCCATCTGGCCGGACCATCCCGAAAAAGTCCTGGCCGCGACCGACGACTGGGTCACGCGCCATCCGAACACCGCGCGCGCCCTGGTCGCCGCGCTGCTGGACACCGCCCGCTATCTGGACACGATGCGCGCCCGCGACGGCGTGGCCCGCCGCCTGGCCGCGGCCGATGCCATCGACCAGCCCTACACGCTGCTGGCCGATTGCCTGCAGGGCATGTCCAGCGATGCGCAGGGCCGCCGCTGGCGCGATACGCACCCGCTGACCTTTTTCAATGACGGGGAAGTGACCTATCCCTTCGTGTCGGACGGCATGTGGTTCCTGACGCAGTTCGTGCGCTGGGGCCTGCTGCGCGACGTGCCGGACTACGAGGCGGTCGCCCGCGCCGTGCATCGGATCGATGTGTACCAGGATGCCGCGGCCATGGCCGGGGTGGCCGTGCCGGCAAGCCCGTGGCGCAGCGCGGTGCTGCTGGACGGCGTCACGTGGGACGCGCGCCATGCCGATACGTATCTGAGCCAGTTTGCCGCTGCTGCATCGACGCCCGCATCGACTTCCAACGAGGTGACGTCATGA
- a CDS encoding ANTAR domain-containing response regulator: MLNVVLINDGSGRAVSLRKTLAEAGVNVIAEIEASVGMASVIAKLKPDVVLIDSDAPSRDTLEDVCVASEHSARPVVMFTGDGGRNTIRLALEVGVAAYVVGEVPATRIQTLLDVAIERFSVERELREELQDAKKKLAERQWVDKAKGLLMQLRGVSEDEAYKLLRERAMQSQRRIGDVAREMVEVAGWLKP; the protein is encoded by the coding sequence ATGCTCAATGTGGTACTGATTAACGACGGATCGGGCAGGGCGGTGTCGCTGCGGAAGACACTGGCCGAAGCGGGCGTCAATGTGATTGCCGAGATCGAGGCCAGCGTCGGAATGGCGAGCGTCATCGCCAAGCTCAAGCCCGATGTCGTGCTGATCGATTCGGACGCGCCCTCGCGCGACACGCTGGAAGACGTCTGTGTGGCAAGCGAACACAGCGCGCGTCCGGTCGTCATGTTCACGGGAGACGGCGGCCGCAATACGATCCGGCTGGCGCTGGAAGTCGGCGTGGCGGCCTATGTCGTCGGTGAAGTGCCCGCCACACGTATCCAGACCTTGCTGGACGTGGCGATCGAACGCTTCAGTGTCGAACGTGAACTGCGCGAAGAGCTGCAGGACGCCAAGAAGAAGCTGGCCGAACGGCAGTGGGTCGACAAGGCCAAGGGCCTGTTGATGCAGCTGCGCGGCGTGTCCGAAGACGAAGCCTACAAGCTGCTGCGCGAACGGGCGATGCAAAGCCAGCGGCGCATCGGTGACGTGGCGCGCGAAATGGTGGAAGTGGCGGGGTGGCTCAAGCCGTGA
- the miaB gene encoding tRNA (N6-isopentenyl adenosine(37)-C2)-methylthiotransferase MiaB, with translation MTEPRKLYIRTFGCQMNEYDSDKMVDVLNADSPLVLTDTPEDADVILFNTCSVREKAQEKVFSDLGRVKQLKRNKPGLVIGVGGCVASQEGAAIVARAPYVDVVFGPQTLHRLPQLMEKRRVTGQSQVDISFPEIEKFDHLPPARIDGPSAFVSIMEGCSKYCSFCVVPYTRGEEVSRPFEDVLTEISDLADQGVKEVTLLGQNVNAYRGQMGDTAEIADFALLLEYVHDIPGIERIRFTTSHPKEMSQRLIDAYGKLPKLTSFLHLPVQAGSDRILMAMKRGYTALEFKSIVRRLRAVRPDLVMSSDFIVGFPGETEEDFGKTLKLIEDVNFDASFSFVYSRRPGTPAADLHDEVAQEVKLERLQRLQALINQQAAAISEAMVGSIQRVVVEGVSRKRADELMGRTENNRIVNFPAPARLLGTLADIRITAAMSHTLRGEVVTHDPVSPGAHSGAMTESSPSHA, from the coding sequence ATGACCGAACCCCGCAAACTCTATATCCGCACTTTCGGCTGCCAGATGAACGAGTATGACTCGGACAAGATGGTCGATGTGCTCAATGCCGACTCCCCGCTCGTCTTGACCGACACGCCGGAAGACGCCGACGTGATTCTATTCAACACCTGTTCGGTGCGCGAGAAGGCGCAGGAAAAAGTCTTCTCGGACCTGGGCCGCGTCAAGCAGCTCAAACGCAACAAGCCTGGCCTGGTGATCGGCGTGGGCGGCTGCGTCGCCAGCCAGGAAGGCGCGGCCATCGTGGCGCGCGCGCCGTATGTCGATGTGGTCTTCGGCCCGCAAACGCTGCACCGCCTGCCCCAGCTGATGGAAAAGCGCCGCGTGACCGGCCAGTCGCAGGTCGACATCAGTTTCCCCGAAATCGAAAAGTTCGACCACTTGCCGCCCGCGCGGATTGACGGCCCGTCGGCCTTCGTGTCGATCATGGAAGGCTGCAGCAAGTACTGCAGCTTCTGTGTGGTGCCCTATACCCGTGGCGAAGAAGTGTCGCGCCCGTTCGAAGACGTGCTGACCGAAATTTCCGACCTGGCGGACCAGGGCGTCAAGGAAGTCACGTTGCTGGGCCAGAACGTGAACGCGTACCGCGGCCAGATGGGCGACACGGCGGAAATCGCCGACTTTGCCCTGCTGCTGGAATACGTGCACGACATCCCGGGCATCGAACGCATCCGCTTCACGACGTCGCATCCCAAAGAGATGTCGCAGCGGCTGATCGACGCCTACGGCAAGTTGCCCAAGCTCACGTCCTTCCTGCACCTGCCTGTGCAGGCCGGCAGCGATCGCATCCTGATGGCCATGAAGCGTGGCTACACCGCGCTGGAATTCAAGTCCATCGTGCGACGCCTGCGCGCCGTGCGGCCCGACCTCGTCATGTCGTCGGACTTCATCGTCGGGTTTCCTGGCGAGACCGAAGAAGATTTCGGCAAGACCCTGAAGCTGATCGAAGACGTGAACTTCGATGCCTCGTTCTCGTTCGTGTATTCGCGCCGCCCGGGCACGCCCGCCGCCGACCTGCACGACGAAGTGGCGCAAGAGGTCAAGCTCGAACGGCTGCAGCGGCTGCAAGCCCTGATCAACCAGCAGGCGGCCGCGATCAGCGAAGCCATGGTCGGTTCGATCCAGCGCGTGGTGGTCGAAGGCGTGTCGCGCAAGCGCGCCGACGAACTCATGGGCCGCACCGAAAACAACCGCATCGTCAACTTCCCGGCGCCCGCGCGGCTGCTCGGAACCCTGGCCGACATCCGCATCACGGCGGCCATGTCCCACACCCTGCGCGGCGAGGTCGTGACGCACGACCCCGTCAGCCCCGGCGCCCACTCCGGCGCCATGACCGAATCGAGTCCCTCGCACGCATGA
- a CDS encoding PhoH family protein yields MTDPRSASPARRNLPVVLTLDEDNVRLANLCGPLDENLRQLAAAYGVELTRRGTRLTFDGDRADDAAAAVLFLHQRAQEPISIDDLQLTLVELGAMDTQHDPRDVPALVPGTGNESEIVLRIPRRQDLKGRTPRQRDYLRNILSHDISFGMGPAGTGKTYLAVACAVDAMERESVKRIVLTRPAVEAGERLGFLPGDLSQKVDPYLRPLYDALYDLLGFEKVGKLFEKQAIEIAPLAYMRGRTLNNAFVILDEAQNTTPEQMKMFLTRIGFGSRAVITGDPSQVDLPKGHRSGLVDAANILSAVKGISFTQFTSSDVVRHPLVARIVDAYEKHGASSSGK; encoded by the coding sequence ATGACAGATCCCCGTTCCGCTTCCCCTGCCCGCCGCAACCTGCCCGTCGTCCTGACGCTGGATGAAGACAATGTCCGTCTTGCGAACCTGTGCGGTCCGCTCGACGAAAATCTGCGCCAGCTGGCGGCGGCCTATGGCGTCGAACTGACGCGGCGGGGCACGCGGCTGACCTTCGACGGCGACCGTGCCGACGATGCCGCCGCAGCCGTGCTGTTCCTGCACCAGCGCGCGCAGGAACCCATTTCCATCGACGACCTGCAATTGACCCTGGTCGAACTGGGCGCCATGGACACGCAGCACGATCCGCGCGACGTGCCCGCCCTGGTGCCCGGCACCGGCAACGAATCCGAGATCGTGCTGCGCATTCCGCGCCGGCAGGACCTGAAGGGCCGTACGCCGCGCCAGCGCGATTACCTGCGCAACATCCTGTCGCACGACATTTCGTTCGGCATGGGTCCGGCCGGTACCGGCAAGACCTATCTGGCCGTGGCCTGCGCGGTGGACGCGATGGAACGCGAATCGGTCAAACGCATCGTGCTGACGCGTCCGGCAGTGGAAGCCGGCGAACGTCTGGGCTTCCTGCCGGGCGACCTGTCGCAAAAGGTCGACCCTTATCTGCGTCCGCTGTACGACGCGCTGTATGACCTGCTGGGCTTCGAGAAGGTCGGCAAGCTGTTTGAAAAGCAGGCGATCGAAATCGCGCCGCTGGCCTACATGCGCGGCCGCACCCTGAACAACGCATTCGTGATCCTGGACGAAGCGCAGAACACGACGCCGGAACAGATGAAGATGTTCCTGACCCGGATCGGCTTTGGCAGCCGCGCGGTGATTACCGGCGACCCGTCGCAGGTCGACCTGCCCAAGGGCCATCGCAGCGGTCTGGTGGACGCTGCGAACATCCTGTCGGCGGTCAAAGGCATTTCGTTCACGCAGTTCACAAGCAGCGACGTGGTCCGCCATCCGCTGGTGGCGCGGATCGTCGATGCGTATGAAAAGCATGGCGCGAGCAGCAGTGGCAAGTAA
- the ybeY gene encoding rRNA maturation RNase YbeY — translation MTEASPTVTPLSLSVQYAVDDDRLPRWRVRRWVALTLKHLRTSKSAPTAVHLTLRIVGAAEGRRLNRDFRERDYATNVLTFEYGDDPSGTTSGDIVLCLPVLVKEAREQKKPFLNHAAHLVIHGVLHALGYDHLNAREATRMERLETRILAELAIPDPYRVS, via the coding sequence ATGACCGAGGCTTCGCCCACTGTCACGCCGCTCAGCCTGTCCGTGCAGTACGCCGTCGACGACGACCGCCTGCCCCGGTGGCGCGTGCGCCGCTGGGTGGCGCTGACGCTCAAGCATCTGCGCACGTCGAAGTCGGCGCCGACCGCCGTCCACCTGACCCTGCGGATCGTGGGCGCGGCCGAAGGGCGTCGATTGAACCGCGACTTTCGCGAGCGCGACTACGCCACCAACGTGCTGACCTTCGAATACGGCGACGATCCGTCGGGCACCACCAGCGGTGACATCGTGCTGTGCCTGCCGGTGCTGGTCAAAGAAGCACGCGAACAGAAAAAGCCCTTCCTGAATCACGCCGCGCATCTGGTGATTCACGGCGTCCTACACGCATTGGGTTACGATCATTTGAACGCGCGGGAAGCCACACGCATGGAGCGTCTGGAAACCCGCATTTTGGCCGAATTGGCAATACCCGACCCGTATCGGGTATCCTGA
- a CDS encoding HlyC/CorC family transporter: MSDSSPSPAYASRAPKHPPKTFFERLSALIHREPEDREDLKAVLEAAYGRDLLDAEALSMIEGVLAVSELAAGDIMIPRSRMDMLEVSEPIEALLPGVIETAHSRFPVYEESRDNVIGILLAKDLLRCVVDRHLELRTLLRPAVFIPESKKLNVLLREFRSNRNHIAIVVDEHGGTAGLITIEDVLEQIVGEIEDEYDDIDVEQSILPDGKNRWRVMATTSIRRFNETFGSSLDDDEYDTVGGWMAGNLGRIPRRGDHIERDNLKLDVIRADARRALWLRVARLPNDGSEPTPIDER, translated from the coding sequence ATGTCAGACTCCTCCCCTAGTCCGGCGTACGCATCGCGTGCGCCCAAACATCCTCCCAAAACCTTCTTCGAGCGACTCTCGGCGCTGATCCATCGCGAGCCGGAAGACCGCGAAGACTTGAAGGCGGTGCTGGAAGCGGCCTATGGTCGCGACCTCCTCGACGCCGAAGCGCTGTCGATGATCGAAGGCGTGCTGGCCGTGTCCGAACTGGCCGCCGGCGACATCATGATCCCGCGGTCGCGCATGGACATGCTGGAAGTCAGCGAACCCATCGAAGCCCTGCTGCCGGGCGTCATCGAAACCGCCCACTCGCGCTTTCCGGTATATGAAGAAAGCCGCGATAACGTGATCGGCATCCTGCTGGCCAAAGACCTGCTGCGCTGCGTGGTGGACCGCCACCTCGAACTGCGCACGCTCTTGCGTCCGGCGGTGTTCATTCCCGAATCCAAGAAACTGAACGTGCTGCTGCGTGAATTCCGCAGCAACCGCAACCACATCGCGATCGTGGTGGATGAGCATGGCGGTACCGCCGGGCTGATCACGATCGAAGACGTGCTGGAACAGATCGTTGGCGAGATCGAAGATGAGTACGACGACATCGACGTCGAACAGTCCATCCTGCCCGACGGCAAGAACCGCTGGCGCGTGATGGCCACGACCAGCATCCGCCGGTTCAACGAGACCTTCGGGTCTTCGCTGGACGACGACGAATACGACACCGTGGGTGGCTGGATGGCCGGCAATCTGGGCCGCATCCCCCGCCGCGGCGACCATATCGAACGCGACAACCTCAAGCTCGACGTGATCCGGGCCGACGCGCGCCGCGCGTTGTGGCTGCGTGTGGCGCGGCTGCCCAACGACGGGTCCGAGCCGACGCCGATCGACGAGCGATAG
- the lnt gene encoding apolipoprotein N-acyltransferase, whose translation MRRPSASLVGALLLGALHGLAFAPVPFPAWLLPFVQIAAFAGLCVLTWRSASVPRATVLGFVFGMGHFGVGISWIYTSLHVYAHMVAPLAIMGVVLLSAYLSMFTAAATSFARWVSRGPDAPAGVPTRWTALLSTVAMATAWTAAEWVRGVLFTGFPWLNAGYAHVDGPLHGWASLVGVYGVAFLATLTAAGIAAFVMHAKTQRGAGLPLALAVLICLLGAGAGRISWVTPHGDPITVRLVQANIPLDDKFDPAFIWQGMDAHRRLAEMPTANGRPIDLTLLPETAVPVFQDQLTPAAWGEWVGSAATAKSTFVLGVALRDVRPDREYFYNGVVELDGNTSEDALVAGRPGHRYSKNHLVPFGEFVPPGFKWFVNAMVMPLGDFDRGAPRQRPFAIAGQHVAMNICYEDVFGEELLPAIRPWSGDDDDAPEQAPDDDADLEAGATILANVSNLAWFGDSLALPQHLQMSRMRVRETERPMLRATNTGMTAVIDATGNVQSQLRPLTVGALDATVQGTTGLTPYARTGNAPVLGVLLALLAFLTWHRKRRKAPAQTKTARSARRS comes from the coding sequence GTGCGTCGTCCTTCCGCGTCGCTCGTGGGCGCCCTGCTGCTGGGCGCGCTCCACGGCCTGGCCTTTGCGCCTGTTCCGTTCCCTGCCTGGCTCCTGCCTTTCGTCCAGATCGCCGCGTTCGCGGGTCTCTGCGTTCTGACGTGGCGCTCGGCCTCCGTACCGCGCGCCACGGTGCTGGGCTTCGTGTTCGGCATGGGGCACTTTGGCGTCGGCATTTCCTGGATCTACACCAGCCTGCATGTGTACGCGCACATGGTCGCGCCCCTGGCCATCATGGGCGTGGTGCTGCTGTCCGCCTACCTGTCGATGTTCACGGCGGCGGCCACGTCCTTCGCGCGCTGGGTGTCGCGGGGGCCGGATGCTCCTGCCGGGGTTCCCACGCGCTGGACTGCCCTGCTGTCCACCGTCGCGATGGCCACGGCCTGGACCGCGGCCGAATGGGTACGCGGCGTGCTGTTCACCGGGTTTCCGTGGCTCAACGCGGGCTACGCGCATGTCGACGGGCCGTTGCACGGCTGGGCATCGCTGGTCGGCGTGTACGGCGTGGCCTTCCTGGCGACCCTGACCGCGGCGGGCATTGCTGCGTTCGTGATGCACGCCAAGACGCAGCGCGGCGCGGGCCTGCCGCTGGCGCTGGCCGTGCTGATCTGTCTCTTGGGCGCGGGCGCGGGGCGGATTTCGTGGGTCACGCCCCATGGCGACCCCATCACCGTGCGCCTGGTGCAGGCCAATATTCCGCTCGACGACAAATTCGATCCGGCCTTCATCTGGCAAGGCATGGACGCCCACCGCCGCCTGGCCGAGATGCCGACGGCCAATGGCCGCCCCATCGACCTGACTTTGCTGCCCGAAACCGCCGTGCCGGTGTTCCAGGACCAGCTGACGCCCGCCGCCTGGGGCGAATGGGTCGGCAGCGCGGCCACCGCCAAGAGCACCTTCGTGCTGGGCGTGGCGCTGCGCGACGTGCGGCCTGACCGCGAATACTTCTACAACGGGGTCGTGGAACTGGACGGCAATACGTCCGAAGACGCGCTGGTGGCCGGCCGCCCCGGACATCGCTACAGCAAGAACCACCTGGTGCCCTTTGGCGAATTCGTGCCACCCGGCTTCAAGTGGTTCGTCAATGCCATGGTGATGCCGCTGGGCGATTTCGACCGCGGCGCGCCACGCCAGCGGCCGTTCGCGATCGCGGGTCAGCACGTCGCCATGAACATCTGCTACGAAGACGTGTTCGGTGAAGAACTGCTGCCCGCCATCCGGCCGTGGAGTGGCGATGACGACGATGCGCCCGAACAGGCGCCCGACGACGACGCCGATCTGGAAGCCGGCGCCACCATTCTGGCCAACGTCAGCAACCTGGCGTGGTTCGGCGATTCGCTCGCCTTGCCGCAGCATCTGCAGATGTCGCGGATGCGGGTGCGCGAGACCGAACGGCCCATGCTGCGCGCGACCAATACCGGCATGACCGCCGTCATCGACGCCACCGGCAACGTGCAGTCGCAGCTGCGTCCGCTGACCGTCGGCGCGCTTGATGCAACCGTGCAGGGCACGACCGGATTGACGCCGTATGCGCGCACCGGCAACGCCCCGGTGCTGGGCGTGCTGCTTGCCCTGCTGGCCTTTTTGACATGGCACCGCAAGCGCCGCAAGGCCCCCGCCCAGACAAAGACGGCGCGATCGGCCCGGCGCAGTTAA
- the glyQ gene encoding glycine--tRNA ligase subunit alpha: protein MLTFQQIILRLQEYWAQQGCALLQPYDMEVGAGTSHTATFLRALGPEPWRAAYVQPSRRPSDGRYGENPNRLQHYYQFQVVLKPAPTDILELYIGSLKALGIDPQQHDVRFVEDDWENPTLGAWGLGWEVWLNGMEVTQFTYFQQVGGIDCKPTTGEITYGIERLAMYLQGVESLYDLVWTDSPHGKLTYRDVYHQNEVEQSTYNFEHSSPDILFQHFTDYETQAKHLVEVPLALPAYEMVLKAAHTFNLLDARGAISVTERAAYIGRIRNLSRAVAQSYYESRERLGFPMLARKEAA, encoded by the coding sequence ATGCTGACATTTCAACAGATCATTCTTCGACTCCAGGAATACTGGGCCCAACAAGGCTGCGCGCTGCTGCAGCCGTACGACATGGAAGTCGGCGCGGGCACGTCCCATACCGCGACCTTCCTGCGTGCACTTGGCCCCGAGCCCTGGCGTGCGGCGTATGTGCAGCCCTCGCGGCGCCCCAGCGACGGCCGGTACGGCGAGAACCCCAACCGCTTGCAGCACTACTATCAGTTCCAGGTCGTGCTCAAGCCGGCGCCCACCGACATCCTCGAGCTGTACATCGGCTCGCTCAAGGCGCTTGGCATCGACCCGCAGCAGCACGACGTCCGCTTCGTGGAAGATGACTGGGAAAACCCCACGCTGGGCGCCTGGGGCCTGGGCTGGGAAGTCTGGCTCAACGGCATGGAAGTGACCCAGTTCACGTACTTCCAGCAGGTCGGCGGCATCGACTGCAAGCCGACCACCGGCGAGATCACCTACGGGATCGAACGCCTGGCCATGTATCTGCAGGGCGTTGAAAGCCTGTACGACCTGGTCTGGACCGACAGCCCGCACGGCAAGCTGACCTACCGTGATGTGTATCACCAGAACGAAGTGGAACAGTCGACCTATAACTTCGAGCACTCGTCGCCCGATATCCTGTTCCAGCACTTTACCGATTACGAAACCCAGGCCAAGCACCTTGTCGAGGTGCCCCTGGCTTTGCCCGCCTACGAGATGGTCCTGAAAGCCGCCCACACGTTCAACCTGCTGGATGCGCGCGGCGCGATCAGCGTCACCGAGCGCGCCGCCTACATCGGCCGCATCCGCAATCTGTCGCGCGCCGTTGCGCAGAGCTATTACGAGTCCCGCGAACGCCTGGGCTTCCCGATGCTGGCGCGCAAGGAGGCTGCATAA